Proteins found in one Candidatus Nitrosopelagicus brevis genomic segment:
- a CDS encoding glycosyltransferase family 4 protein, which yields MKFLFISPRFSGGIGGHAAMLAEQLTKNGHEVKKMETTHIPIKNMKNPSFAVLSSLKSMFDREFYDIVHGFNIPSAYAMKYAKGKKKVLSVHGVFSDQVDTLHSKSVSSIAKNAQSQVLQWPDKLTTDSKATQKLYKEKFDIEFEYLPSPLDTTMFNKIGSVKKIKNQIAYVGRDSREKGIDILKEAESEINGNVVYCTDRSWEEAMHIIKSSSIVVVPSRMESLPTTVKEAFYLNVPVIGTNVGGIPELIKNNETGIIVPPENPSELAQAINELLSDREKSEKLATNGNTFVKNNMTWDVILPKYVQFYEDLLKD from the coding sequence ATGAAATTCTTATTCATCTCACCTAGATTCTCTGGTGGAATTGGTGGTCATGCTGCAATGTTAGCTGAGCAATTAACTAAAAATGGTCATGAAGTCAAAAAAATGGAAACTACTCATATTCCGATAAAGAATATGAAAAACCCAAGCTTTGCTGTTTTAAGTAGCTTGAAGAGTATGTTTGATAGGGAATTCTACGACATAGTTCATGGATTTAACATTCCATCAGCATATGCAATGAAATATGCAAAAGGAAAAAAGAAAGTTCTATCAGTTCATGGGGTATTTAGTGATCAGGTTGATACATTACATTCAAAATCAGTTTCATCTATTGCAAAAAATGCACAATCACAGGTTTTACAATGGCCTGATAAATTAACTACAGACTCAAAAGCAACGCAAAAACTATACAAAGAAAAATTTGATATTGAATTTGAGTATTTACCGTCACCTTTGGATACAACCATGTTTAATAAAATTGGCTCTGTTAAAAAAATTAAAAATCAAATAGCATATGTTGGACGTGATAGTCGTGAAAAAGGAATTGATATTCTAAAAGAGGCTGAATCAGAAATTAATGGAAATGTTGTATATTGTACTGATCGTTCATGGGAAGAAGCAATGCATATTATAAAATCATCAAGTATAGTTGTGGTTCCATCTAGAATGGAAAGTTTACCTACAACCGTTAAGGAGGCATTTTATCTTAACGTTCCAGTAATAGGAACTAATGTTGGAGGAATTCCAGAATTGATAAAAAATAATGAAACCGGAATTATAGTTCCACCTGAAAATCCATCTGAACTAGCACAAGCAATTAATGAATTATTATCTGACAGAGAAAAATCAGAAAAACTTGCTACTAATGGAAATACATTTGTAAAAAATAATATGACTTGGGATGTTATATTACCAAAATATGTTCAATTCTATGAAGATTTGTTAAAGGATTAA
- a CDS encoding DegT/DnrJ/EryC1/StrS family aminotransferase, with the protein MKIPFFIQEFTVEMEEAAIHALRNESFVGGESVSKFEEEFAKYTGTKYAASVSSGNGALQISLMALGIGESHKVITPTNSFIASANCIRMTNAKPILTDIDMDDGGIDLSNNENNVNAIIPVHIYGNPCDFDSVKSFAEEQKIPIIEDACQAHGAEYKGKKVGSLGDIGCFSFYPTKNMTVGGDGGMTTTDDEEIVLKIKSIRDNGRKTKNEFDKLGFTMRLNTVNAAIGRVQLKHLDEKTARRREIVSIYRKNLVQDCILPENKDGKSVYHQIVIKHEKRDEIRKELADNQIGSAIYYETPIHKQLIYQEFGYELPNSEKFSKKILSLPSYPQLTDDQALEICEHVNKIIS; encoded by the coding sequence ATGAAAATTCCATTTTTTATTCAAGAGTTTACAGTCGAAATGGAAGAAGCTGCAATTCATGCATTACGAAATGAATCATTTGTAGGTGGAGAAAGTGTCTCAAAGTTTGAAGAAGAGTTTGCAAAATATACAGGTACAAAATATGCAGCATCTGTTAGTTCTGGAAATGGTGCATTACAAATTTCATTGATGGCATTAGGAATAGGAGAATCACATAAGGTCATTACTCCAACAAATTCATTCATCGCTTCAGCAAATTGTATCAGAATGACAAATGCAAAACCAATTCTTACAGATATTGACATGGATGATGGAGGTATAGATCTATCAAATAATGAAAATAATGTAAATGCAATTATTCCTGTTCATATTTATGGTAATCCTTGTGATTTTGATTCGGTCAAATCGTTTGCAGAAGAACAAAAAATTCCAATTATAGAAGATGCATGTCAAGCACATGGTGCAGAATACAAAGGAAAAAAGGTCGGTAGTCTTGGTGATATAGGTTGTTTTTCATTTTATCCAACAAAAAACATGACAGTTGGTGGAGATGGAGGAATGACTACCACGGATGATGAAGAGATTGTATTAAAAATTAAATCAATTCGTGATAATGGTAGAAAAACAAAGAATGAGTTTGATAAACTAGGATTTACAATGCGTCTTAACACAGTAAATGCTGCAATCGGGAGAGTACAACTAAAACATCTTGATGAAAAAACTGCACGAAGGAGAGAAATTGTATCTATTTACAGAAAAAATTTGGTGCAAGATTGTATTTTGCCTGAAAATAAAGATGGAAAATCAGTTTATCATCAAATTGTAATAAAACATGAAAAAAGAGATGAAATACGTAAAGAGTTAGCAGATAATCAAATAGGTTCTGCTATTTATTATGAAACACCAATACACAAGCAGCTAATTTATCAAGAATTTGGATATGAATTACCAAATAGTGAAAAATTCTCAAAAAAGATATTGTCTCTTCCTTCATATCCACAACTCACAGATGACCAAGCTTTAGAAATTTGTGAACATGTGAACAAGATTATCAGTTAA
- a CDS encoding NAD-dependent epimerase/dehydratase family protein, which translates to MKYVVTGGAGFVGSYLVKLLVRKGHQVIVIDNLHKGKKDNLESVLSKIQFEEIDIRDYASLEKILSNIDGVFHQAALTVVQDSFDRPEEYHDVNVIGTENIFRLAKKNNFKVVYASSSSVYGHKETMPINEDSERNPINPYGQTKLDDEFLFEKYSKMGAKIIGLRYFNIFGKGQTLEYAGVITKFIDRINQKQPPIIFGDGTQIRDFIYVEDVVMMNLLCMESHKTELLVNVGTGDAISILELAKMMIDVSGLEMQPIFDAPLEGDIKMSQADNKLAVKSFNWKPKKDLRKWLTEIL; encoded by the coding sequence TTGAAATATGTAGTGACAGGAGGTGCAGGTTTTGTAGGAAGCTATCTAGTTAAATTATTAGTTAGAAAGGGGCATCAAGTTATAGTTATTGACAATTTACATAAAGGAAAAAAAGATAATTTAGAATCAGTTCTATCAAAAATACAATTTGAAGAGATTGACATTAGAGATTATGCAAGTTTAGAGAAAATTCTTTCGAATATTGACGGTGTTTTTCATCAAGCAGCATTAACAGTTGTACAAGATTCCTTTGACAGGCCAGAAGAATATCATGATGTAAATGTTATAGGGACTGAAAATATATTCAGATTAGCGAAAAAAAATAATTTCAAAGTAGTATATGCAAGTAGTTCAAGTGTTTATGGACATAAAGAAACTATGCCTATCAATGAAGATTCAGAAAGAAATCCAATTAATCCATACGGTCAGACAAAATTAGATGACGAATTTTTATTTGAAAAATATTCAAAAATGGGAGCTAAAATTATTGGTTTAAGATATTTCAATATTTTTGGAAAAGGTCAAACACTTGAATATGCAGGTGTTATCACAAAATTCATTGATAGAATAAATCAAAAACAACCTCCAATAATTTTTGGTGATGGGACTCAAATACGCGATTTTATTTACGTGGAAGATGTTGTTATGATGAATTTATTATGCATGGAAAGTCACAAAACAGAATTATTAGTAAATGTGGGAACAGGAGATGCAATTTCAATATTAGAATTAGCAAAAATGATGATAGATGTTTCAGGATTAGAAATGCAACCGATTTTTGATGCTCCACTCGAAGGAGATATAAAAATGAGTCAAGCAGATAATAAATTAGCAGTAAAATCTTTCAATTGGAAACCAAAAAAAGATCTTCGTAAGTGGTTAACGGAGATATTATAA
- a CDS encoding MBL fold metallo-hydrolase has translation MKITYLNSASVLIEDKNVKILCDPWLDGEEYFGSWGIYPPYDFRPEIFDDVDFIHISHIHPDHCSSSTLSKLNKKIPIIIHKFPEKFLKSFLENLGFDVIELEHNKRTKLKENVHINVLAADDCNPEICGKLMGCNVLEKNYGTTQIDTLSIIDNGNEVIVNTNDCPFPIAEKTSLKVKQMYTKIDFLLVGYVKASSYPQCFDLDKSEKMNEAIIKQEKKLQTTLQYVNLFKPRHFMPFAGRYTLTGKNVDLNKYRGEPELEQAYEYLVKNIPENESKCVVLNHECNFDISTGKQSQEFIPVDFDEKSNFVSSVFSKQRYEYEDEPIPSEQDLIKLLPICYENFEKTRKSINWISETKIILKINDNSFAIISCNGNGYEICTAKEIQKFNQFLMMTLDNRLLRWILQGPRKAHWSIADIGCHITYKRVPNTYERGLYYCWNNFYSNNYS, from the coding sequence GTGAAGATAACATATCTAAATTCTGCATCTGTCTTAATTGAGGACAAAAATGTCAAAATTTTATGTGATCCTTGGTTAGATGGAGAAGAATATTTCGGCTCATGGGGAATTTATCCTCCATATGATTTTAGACCAGAAATATTTGATGATGTGGATTTTATTCATATTAGTCACATCCATCCAGATCATTGTAGTTCATCTACATTATCGAAGTTAAATAAGAAAATTCCAATTATCATTCACAAGTTTCCTGAAAAATTTCTTAAATCATTTCTCGAAAATCTTGGATTCGATGTAATAGAATTAGAACATAATAAAAGAACGAAATTAAAAGAAAATGTTCACATCAATGTTTTAGCAGCAGATGATTGTAATCCAGAAATTTGTGGAAAATTGATGGGATGTAATGTTTTAGAAAAGAATTACGGAACAACACAGATAGATACACTATCAATAATTGATAACGGTAACGAAGTAATTGTAAACACAAATGATTGCCCATTTCCAATTGCAGAGAAAACATCGTTGAAAGTTAAACAAATGTATACAAAGATTGATTTTCTTTTGGTGGGATATGTGAAAGCATCATCATATCCTCAATGTTTTGATTTAGATAAATCAGAAAAAATGAATGAGGCCATCATTAAACAAGAAAAAAAATTGCAAACAACACTACAATATGTAAATTTATTCAAACCTAGACATTTTATGCCCTTTGCAGGACGTTATACACTAACAGGAAAGAATGTAGATCTTAACAAATATCGTGGAGAACCAGAATTAGAACAAGCATACGAATATCTTGTAAAAAATATTCCAGAAAATGAATCAAAGTGCGTTGTGTTAAATCATGAATGTAATTTTGATATTTCAACAGGGAAACAATCACAGGAATTCATTCCTGTCGATTTTGATGAGAAATCTAATTTTGTTTCTTCTGTATTTTCAAAACAGAGATATGAATATGAAGATGAACCCATTCCATCTGAACAAGATTTAATTAAATTATTGCCAATTTGTTATGAAAACTTTGAGAAGACAAGAAAAAGTATCAATTGGATATCTGAAACTAAAATAATTCTAAAAATTAATGATAATTCATTTGCTATAATTTCTTGTAATGGAAATGGTTATGAGATATGTACTGCAAAAGAAATTCAAAAATTTAATCAATTTTTGATGATGACTCTCGATAATAGATTATTAAGATGGATTTTACAAGGACCTCGAAAAGCACATTGGAGTATTGCAGACATAGGTTGCCACATTACATACAAAAGAGTTCCAAATACATACGAACGAGGGCTATACTATTGTTGGAATAATTTCTATTCAAATAACTATAGTTAG
- a CDS encoding UDP-glucose dehydrogenase family protein gives MKIAIIGLGFVGLSLTSVLAAKGYETIGIDIDIKKCKEISAGNPPFFEPKLEKTLREGLKKKLTISNDFSLVRNCDFIFVAVGTPQKSNGAIDLSMIRKSITKISKSMYKNKKDQIIFIKSTVTPGTMKNVILPILEKNSKKKAGKEFGLISNPEFLQETSAIKDTKFPHAVVLGGYNTKYMKKAKHFFSKLHPNTAIIITNHQTAEMVKYANNSFLATKISFINQLSNICQNIPEANIDDISKTIGLDQRIGKLFLNAGPGYGGSCLPKDMKALINFANDIGVKPSLLNAVEEINTKQLEQIIKLVEKKLKGISSKRITIMGTAFKPNTDDVRDSISIELIKKLLKMKANITIYDPKAIDNTKKIFDKKITYEDSMIRALENSQCAIFMTYWKEFEKINNKSIRLMKRKLIIDCRRIFSKKNMNAEYFALGIGK, from the coding sequence ATGAAAATTGCAATTATTGGATTAGGTTTTGTTGGATTATCATTAACTAGTGTTTTAGCCGCGAAAGGATACGAAACTATTGGAATAGATATTGACATAAAGAAATGTAAAGAAATTTCAGCAGGAAATCCACCATTTTTTGAACCCAAATTAGAAAAAACACTTAGAGAGGGATTAAAAAAGAAATTAACAATAAGTAATGATTTTTCTCTTGTTAGAAATTGCGATTTTATTTTTGTAGCTGTGGGAACACCTCAAAAATCAAATGGTGCAATTGATCTTTCTATGATAAGAAAATCGATTACCAAAATTAGTAAAAGTATGTACAAAAATAAAAAAGATCAGATAATTTTTATCAAAAGTACTGTAACACCAGGAACTATGAAAAATGTAATTTTACCAATATTAGAAAAAAATTCGAAGAAAAAAGCTGGTAAAGAATTTGGATTAATATCAAACCCAGAATTTTTACAAGAGACTAGTGCAATAAAAGATACAAAATTTCCACATGCAGTAGTTCTAGGTGGTTACAATACAAAATATATGAAAAAGGCCAAACACTTTTTTTCTAAATTACACCCAAATACAGCAATAATAATTACAAACCATCAAACTGCAGAAATGGTCAAATATGCAAATAATTCATTTCTTGCAACAAAAATTAGCTTTATCAATCAATTAAGTAATATTTGTCAGAATATTCCTGAAGCAAATATTGATGATATTTCAAAAACAATTGGGTTAGATCAACGTATTGGAAAATTATTTCTTAATGCAGGACCAGGATATGGAGGTTCATGTCTTCCAAAAGATATGAAAGCACTCATAAATTTTGCAAATGATATTGGAGTAAAGCCATCACTTCTTAATGCTGTAGAAGAAATCAATACAAAACAACTAGAACAAATTATAAAATTAGTTGAAAAGAAACTGAAAGGTATTTCTTCAAAAAGAATCACAATTATGGGTACTGCATTTAAACCAAACACAGATGATGTGAGAGATTCCATATCAATTGAATTAATAAAAAAACTTTTGAAAATGAAAGCAAATATAACAATTTATGATCCTAAGGCAATAGATAATACTAAAAAAATATTTGATAAAAAAATTACATACGAGGATTCTATGATTCGTGCTTTAGAAAATAGTCAATGTGCAATATTTATGACATATTGGAAAGAATTTGAAAAAATAAACAATAAATCAATAAGACTAATGAAAAGAAAATTAATTATTGATTGCAGAAGAATATTTTCTAAAAAAAATATGAATGCAGAATATTTTGCATTAGGAATAGGAAAATAA
- a CDS encoding glycosyltransferase family 4 protein, which produces MRLLIGGSSSKLFHLKEFAKNLEEKGITCKVILDSDYADGFPSRKVKNWFNSNKKFKNLIEEFKPDIIFVDRTRHFALEASKTNIPLVIHLRGDHWAEMIMAKETLYKSAGKKIAINKWDEIGEICFNDSKMIFPICNYLSEVTKKRYKKKSIETMYQGINSDNWFQKKGMELKHPCVGILQSATIWEKTKELMILPEILEKMPNVEFYWAGDGVYRDKILPLLEKYENFHWLGSLEYPDKVREFLTEIDVYTLISGIDMSPLTLQEAQLMEKPVIATNVGGIPELMKDGETGFLIEKNSSKELFEKLSTLLNNLEDANKMGKKGKEFVENNFNWDKICNDFLNHLKKHNIGYN; this is translated from the coding sequence ATGAGATTATTGATTGGCGGATCAAGTTCAAAGCTTTTTCATTTAAAGGAATTTGCAAAGAATTTAGAAGAAAAAGGAATAACGTGTAAAGTTATTTTGGATTCTGATTACGCAGATGGATTTCCAAGTAGAAAAGTAAAAAATTGGTTTAATTCAAATAAAAAATTTAAAAATTTAATTGAAGAATTTAAGCCAGATATTATTTTTGTAGACAGAACAAGACACTTTGCATTAGAAGCATCAAAAACTAACATTCCATTGGTAATTCATTTGAGAGGTGATCACTGGGCAGAAATGATTATGGCAAAAGAAACATTATACAAATCTGCAGGAAAGAAAATAGCCATAAATAAATGGGATGAAATAGGAGAAATTTGTTTTAATGATTCAAAAATGATATTTCCAATTTGTAATTATCTTTCAGAAGTTACTAAAAAAAGATATAAAAAAAAATCTATAGAAACAATGTACCAAGGAATTAATTCAGATAATTGGTTCCAAAAAAAAGGAATGGAATTAAAACATCCATGTGTAGGAATTTTACAAAGTGCAACAATTTGGGAAAAAACAAAAGAACTAATGATTCTACCAGAAATTTTAGAGAAAATGCCTAATGTGGAGTTCTATTGGGCAGGAGATGGGGTTTATAGAGATAAAATTCTTCCATTGTTAGAAAAATATGAAAATTTTCACTGGCTTGGCTCATTAGAATATCCAGATAAAGTGAGAGAATTTTTAACAGAAATTGATGTTTACACATTAATCAGTGGAATAGATATGTCACCACTTACTCTACAGGAAGCTCAATTAATGGAAAAACCTGTTATTGCAACTAATGTTGGAGGAATTCCCGAATTGATGAAAGATGGAGAGACAGGATTCTTAATTGAAAAAAATAGTTCAAAGGAATTATTTGAAAAACTTTCAACATTATTAAACAATTTAGAGGATGCAAATAAAATGGGTAAGAAAGGTAAAGAATTTGTAGAAAATAATTTCAATTGGGATAAAATTTGTAATGATTTTTTAAATCACTTAAAAAAACATAATATAGGATATAATTAG